A single genomic interval of Microbacterium oleivorans harbors:
- a CDS encoding recombinase family protein, which translates to MAPCAGSAGRLFGQVRLRGADDLPELRAAGCERVFVDHGESSRVTDRPQWVACLDYLRPGDTLKVRRLDRLAGSERILIETLQDLDARQVNIVSLTEPMIDTTSPMGRALFGIVAVFAQLRVDTIRDNTQRGLDYARAGEGWGPAKRNDTGTHRDGSPATR; encoded by the coding sequence ATCGCGCCCTGCGCAGGGTCCGCCGGCCGACTCTTCGGCCAGGTCAGGTTACGCGGAGCCGATGACCTTCCCGAGCTCCGCGCGGCCGGCTGCGAGCGGGTCTTCGTCGACCACGGCGAATCGAGCCGCGTCACCGATCGCCCGCAATGGGTTGCGTGCCTCGACTACCTGCGGCCGGGGGACACGTTGAAAGTGCGCCGGCTCGATCGTCTCGCCGGCAGTGAGCGCATCCTGATCGAGACGCTGCAGGACCTCGACGCGCGCCAGGTGAACATCGTGAGCCTCACAGAGCCGATGATCGACACGACGTCGCCGATGGGCCGAGCGTTGTTCGGCATCGTGGCCGTGTTCGCGCAGCTGCGCGTCGACACGATCCGCGACAACACTCAGCGCGGCCTCGATTACGCGCGCGCAGGGGAGGGTTGGGGGCCGGCCAAGCGTAATGACACCGGAACGCATCGCGACGGCTCGCCAGCTACGCGCTGA